One segment of Tamlana crocina DNA contains the following:
- a CDS encoding universal stress protein, which produces MKRVLLPTDFSENSVSAINYAMALLKSESCEFYILNVQKASSYITDDMMIVSPSSTVYKTLIESAKKSVDNLISDLKTNFSNPNHSFNGLVDYDNFADAINQVSDTNDIDFIIMGTKGTSGIEKMIFGSNTVRVMQHCDVPVLAIPKHCSYSSLNSLAFLINNLKALQPKSLKVLNYLLEKNDAKLKLLSTGTLSEQEALQTLASNFIKSHFPLAEHEFLAASGNNLYEVVHDYIETHSVKLLCIVSKHHSFLEQLFSNEPIENLAFKMNLPFLVMHNED; this is translated from the coding sequence ATGAAACGCGTATTGTTGCCTACCGATTTTTCTGAAAATTCAGTAAGTGCCATTAATTATGCTATGGCCTTGTTGAAGTCGGAAAGTTGTGAGTTTTATATTTTGAACGTGCAAAAAGCATCTTCGTATATCACTGACGATATGATGATTGTTAGTCCCTCCTCAACCGTTTATAAAACACTGATTGAATCGGCAAAGAAATCTGTTGACAATTTGATTTCCGATTTAAAGACTAATTTTTCAAATCCGAATCATAGTTTCAACGGTCTGGTGGATTACGACAATTTTGCTGATGCCATCAATCAAGTTTCAGATACAAATGATATTGACTTTATTATTATGGGTACCAAAGGGACTTCGGGAATCGAAAAAATGATTTTTGGAAGTAACACCGTTCGTGTTATGCAGCATTGTGATGTTCCGGTTTTGGCCATTCCCAAGCATTGCAGTTATTCCTCATTAAACAGTTTGGCTTTTCTCATCAATAATCTAAAGGCGTTGCAACCTAAAAGTCTTAAGGTTTTAAACTATTTACTTGAAAAAAACGATGCGAAATTGAAATTGTTGAGCACGGGGACCTTATCAGAACAAGAAGCGCTCCAAACACTTGCTTCCAATTTTATTAAAAGCCATTTTCCTCTGGCTGAGCATGAATTTTTGGCAGCTAGTGGCAATAATTTATATGAGGTTGTTCACGATTATATTGAAACCCATTCCGTAAAATTACTATGTATTGTTAGTAAGCACCATTCATTTTTAGAGCAACTGTTTTCTAATGAACCCATTGAGAATTTGGCTTTTAAAATGAATCTTCCTTTTTTGGTGATGCATAACGAAGATTGA
- a CDS encoding DUF4870 domain-containing protein encodes MREDNQLIVITHLSQLITLVIGFGSLLLPLVFWLTQKDKVYQMDAHGKNIINFQLSLIVYCIICVPLILLFGLGLLGFLILGLVAIIFPIINAIKASKGEIPTYPLSFNFIS; translated from the coding sequence ATGAGAGAAGATAATCAACTAATAGTCATTACCCATTTAAGCCAGCTGATAACTTTGGTTATTGGTTTTGGTAGTTTGCTTTTGCCCTTGGTGTTTTGGTTAACCCAAAAAGACAAAGTTTACCAAATGGATGCCCACGGAAAGAATATCATCAATTTTCAACTCAGTTTAATAGTGTATTGCATTATTTGCGTACCCCTAATTTTACTGTTCGGTTTAGGGCTGTTGGGCTTTTTGATTTTAGGACTGGTAGCCATTATTTTTCCGATAATAAATGCCATAAAAGCCAGTAAGGGCGAAATACCCACATACCCATTATCCTTTAATTTTATTAGTTAG
- the dnaN gene encoding DNA polymerase III subunit beta has product MKFIVSSTYLLKQLQILGGVINSSNTLPILDNFLFELNGNQLTVSASDLETTMASTLDVESDSEGSVAIPARLLLDTLKTFPEQPLTFVVEENNTVEISSNHGKYALAYADGNEFPKAVALEDPSKTVVTGDILATAISKTIFAAGNDDLRPVMSGVFFQFSTEGLTFVATDAHKLVKYTRADVKANQVAEFIMPKKPLNLLKGILAASEDDVTIEYNDSNAKFTFENSELICRLIDGKYPNYEAVIPKENPNKLVIGRNQFLNSVKRVSIFSNKTTHQIRLKIAGAELNISAEDLDYSNKAEERLTCDYQGDDMQIGFNSRFLTEMLNNLNADDVQLEMSMPNRAGILTPVDGLDEGEQVTMLVMPVMLNN; this is encoded by the coding sequence ATGAAATTTATAGTATCCAGTACTTATTTATTAAAGCAATTACAAATATTAGGAGGCGTAATAAACAGCTCGAATACCTTACCCATTTTAGACAATTTTCTTTTTGAATTAAACGGTAATCAATTAACGGTTTCTGCTAGCGATTTAGAAACCACCATGGCTTCTACCCTTGATGTGGAAAGCGATAGCGAAGGTAGCGTGGCTATTCCTGCACGTTTATTGCTCGATACTTTAAAAACATTCCCAGAGCAACCTTTAACTTTTGTTGTGGAAGAAAACAATACCGTTGAAATCAGTTCCAACCACGGTAAATATGCCTTGGCTTATGCCGACGGTAACGAATTCCCAAAAGCTGTAGCGCTTGAGGATCCGAGTAAAACTGTTGTAACGGGCGATATTTTGGCCACGGCCATTAGCAAAACTATTTTTGCTGCCGGAAACGACGATTTACGTCCCGTAATGAGCGGCGTATTTTTTCAATTTTCAACCGAAGGATTAACTTTTGTGGCTACCGATGCCCATAAATTAGTGAAATATACACGAGCTGATGTTAAGGCCAACCAAGTTGCCGAATTTATCATGCCCAAAAAACCTTTGAATCTTTTAAAAGGCATTTTGGCAGCTAGCGAAGATGATGTAACGATTGAGTACAACGACTCTAACGCAAAGTTTACTTTTGAAAATTCTGAATTGATTTGTCGATTGATTGATGGGAAATACCCCAATTACGAAGCGGTAATTCCAAAGGAAAACCCAAATAAATTGGTAATTGGCAGAAATCAATTTTTAAATTCGGTTAAGCGTGTTAGTATTTTCTCAAACAAAACCACACACCAAATACGATTAAAAATTGCCGGTGCCGAATTAAATATTTCAGCCGAAGATTTAGATTACAGCAACAAAGCCGAAGAACGCTTAACTTGCGACTACCAAGGCGACGACATGCAAATAGGGTTCAACTCGCGTTTTTTAACCGAAATGCTGAACAACCTTAACGCCGACGATGTACAATTGGAAATGAGCATGCCCAACAGAGCTGGTATTTTAACCCCTGTTGACGGCTTGGACGAAGGCGAACAGGTTACCATGCTGGTTATGCCCGTTATGCTCAACAATTAA
- the gldG gene encoding gliding motility-associated ABC transporter substrate-binding protein GldG gives MNKLTKHIALLIVALAAINLLSSKLYKRFDLTADKRYTLSESAIDIIEDIDSPIVVDVFLEGNDFPSEFRRLQNETQQLLEEFQAKNSNIVFSFINPLEDETTRERNIQQLTQRGLTPMQLSVQESGKSSQAVIFPWALASYNEQTVTIPLVKNKIGASQQELVSNSVQHLEYAFADGFSKLTKPKRRKIAILKGNEQLEDKYIADFAKKLGEYYFIAPFTLDSVASNPQKTLKDIEAFDLVISAKPTEAFTEEEKLVLDQYTMNGGKSLWLIDAVVMEKDSLYNASGKNYAVARDLNLTDFFFKYGVRINPVMVSSLFSAPITVAMGSGSESQFQHLKWPYSPLAGSYNNHPIVNNLNLVKFDFANQIDTLKNNVEKTILLESAPVSTLEGTPREVNLDIVTKAQDPERFNQGNQSLAVLLEGEFHSVYENRIKPFQLSEVKNISAPTKMIVIADGDLIKNDVVRNVPQELGFDRWTGQTYGNKEFLLNAVNYLLDDNGLINIRSKEIAVAFLNQQKIADQKTMWQLVNIVLPLVLLSLFGLGFNYFRKKKYSA, from the coding sequence TTGAATAAATTAACAAAACATATCGCCTTGCTTATTGTGGCTTTGGCAGCTATCAACCTGCTGAGCAGCAAACTTTACAAACGTTTTGATTTAACGGCCGACAAACGTTACACGCTAAGCGAATCGGCCATCGACATTATTGAAGATATCGACTCGCCCATTGTAGTGGATGTATTTTTGGAAGGAAACGATTTCCCTTCTGAATTTAGAAGATTGCAGAACGAAACGCAACAACTTCTCGAAGAATTTCAAGCTAAAAACAGCAATATTGTTTTTAGTTTCATCAACCCGTTGGAAGATGAAACCACGCGCGAACGCAACATACAACAGCTTACCCAGCGTGGCTTAACGCCCATGCAACTCAGTGTTCAGGAAAGCGGAAAATCGAGCCAAGCCGTTATTTTTCCGTGGGCCTTGGCCAGTTATAACGAGCAAACCGTAACCATTCCTTTGGTAAAAAATAAAATTGGCGCCTCGCAACAGGAATTGGTGAGTAACTCGGTTCAGCATTTAGAATATGCTTTTGCCGATGGCTTTAGCAAGCTCACAAAACCCAAACGCAGAAAAATTGCCATTTTAAAAGGTAACGAACAGTTGGAAGACAAATACATTGCCGATTTTGCCAAAAAACTGGGCGAATATTATTTTATCGCGCCTTTTACCTTGGATAGCGTTGCCAGTAATCCACAGAAAACACTAAAGGATATTGAGGCTTTCGATTTGGTGATTTCTGCCAAGCCCACCGAAGCTTTTACCGAAGAAGAAAAACTGGTTTTGGACCAATATACCATGAACGGCGGAAAAAGCCTTTGGCTGATCGATGCCGTTGTAATGGAAAAAGACAGCCTTTACAATGCCAGCGGAAAAAACTATGCCGTGGCCCGCGACCTAAACCTCACCGATTTTTTCTTTAAATACGGTGTGCGCATCAATCCCGTGATGGTTAGCTCTCTATTTTCCGCCCCCATTACCGTCGCGATGGGGAGCGGCAGCGAATCGCAGTTCCAACATTTAAAGTGGCCTTATTCACCGTTGGCCGGAAGTTACAACAACCACCCTATTGTTAACAATCTAAATTTGGTGAAATTCGATTTTGCAAATCAAATTGACACCTTAAAAAACAATGTTGAAAAGACGATTCTTTTAGAGTCGGCTCCCGTTTCAACCCTTGAGGGCACGCCACGCGAAGTAAATTTGGATATTGTCACCAAAGCCCAAGACCCCGAACGTTTCAACCAAGGCAACCAATCTTTGGCCGTTCTTTTGGAGGGCGAATTCCATTCCGTTTATGAAAACCGCATCAAACCCTTTCAACTTTCCGAAGTAAAAAATATAAGCGCCCCTACGAAAATGATTGTGATTGCAGATGGCGACCTTATAAAGAACGATGTGGTTAGAAATGTGCCACAAGAATTGGGATTTGACCGTTGGACGGGACAAACGTATGGCAACAAAGAATTTTTGCTGAATGCCGTAAACTACCTTTTGGACGACAACGGACTTATAAACATTCGTTCGAAGGAAATTGCCGTAGCCTTTTTAAACCAACAAAAAATTGCAGACCAAAAAACCATGTGGCAGCTAGTAAACATTGTACTTCCGCTGGTTTTATTAAGTCTTTTCGGGCTTGGCTTCAACTACTTTAGAAAGAAAAAATACAGCGCTTAA
- the gldF gene encoding gliding motility-associated ABC transporter permease subunit GldF, with product MFAILKKEINSFFASPIGYLVIAIFLVLNGLFLWLFKGEFNILNYGFADLSAFFLLSPWILLFLIPAVTMRCFSDEKKQGTLELLLTKPISVFHMVLGKYFGAFILIIIALMPTLLYVYTVYQLGNPVGNLDMGSTIGSYFGLLFLVAAYTSIGVFTSTLSDNQIVAFILAVFICFIFYIGMEGVADFTSSNFIEQLGMNAHYKSMSRGVLDTRDIVYFLSITLFFLMLTKLKLNTERK from the coding sequence ATGTTCGCCATACTTAAAAAAGAAATCAACTCGTTTTTTGCATCGCCCATTGGTTATTTGGTTATTGCCATTTTTTTGGTACTGAACGGTTTGTTTCTTTGGTTGTTTAAAGGAGAATTTAACATACTAAATTATGGCTTCGCCGATTTGTCGGCGTTCTTTTTATTGAGTCCGTGGATTCTATTGTTTTTAATCCCGGCCGTGACCATGCGCTGCTTTTCCGATGAAAAAAAACAAGGCACTTTAGAGCTATTGCTTACCAAACCCATTTCGGTTTTCCACATGGTGCTTGGGAAATATTTTGGAGCTTTCATTTTAATAATTATCGCATTAATGCCCACCCTACTCTATGTTTACACGGTTTACCAATTGGGCAATCCCGTTGGAAATTTGGACATGGGCAGTACCATTGGTTCTTATTTCGGACTCCTATTTCTAGTGGCCGCCTACACCAGTATTGGCGTGTTTACTTCCACCTTGTCCGATAACCAGATTGTCGCATTCATTTTGGCCGTTTTCATCTGTTTCATCTTTTATATCGGAATGGAAGGCGTGGCCGATTTCACCTCAAGCAACTTTATTGAGCAATTGGGGATGAATGCCCATTACAAAAGCATGAGCCGCGGTGTTTTAGATACGCGCGATATTGTATATTTTTTAAGCATCACACTTTTCTTTTTAATGTTAACCAAGCTAAAATTAAACACCGAGCGCAAATGA
- a CDS encoding antibiotic biosynthesis monooxygenase family protein, translating into MLVRIVKMGFYKQNIEIFLDNFENTKREIRAFEGCTFLELYRDKTNPTIFFTYSYWESEEALNNYKKSELFKRVWGKIKPLFSIRPEAWSADKLETLD; encoded by the coding sequence ATGCTAGTTAGAATAGTAAAAATGGGGTTTTACAAACAAAATATTGAAATATTTCTCGATAATTTTGAAAACACCAAAAGAGAAATCAGGGCTTTTGAAGGCTGTACCTTTTTAGAACTTTACAGAGACAAAACCAACCCCACTATTTTTTTTACTTACAGTTATTGGGAATCTGAAGAAGCTTTGAACAACTATAAAAAATCAGAACTATTCAAACGGGTTTGGGGCAAAATAAAACCGCTTTTCAGCATAAGGCCAGAAGCTTGGAGTGCCGATAAATTGGAAACATTAGACTAA
- a CDS encoding SAM-dependent chlorinase/fluorinase, translating to MAIITLTTDFGQKDHFAAATKGAIYSELPDAKIVDISHAVSPFNIPEAAYIIQNAYGSFPKGTIHIIGIDSELNPENKHIAIKLDDHYFVCANNGIMSMICSEIAPQKIVEINIHDRVQTSFPVLDVFVKVACHIARGGTLEVIGKAIDNIKPIKNIVPYVNDTKTQIIGSVIYVDNYGNVITNIKKNFFETIQKGRNFEILARNYRFKKIYDKYSGIVNFEIPENKRHDEGRKLVVFNSGGFLEIALYKSNNSTVGSASSLLGLKPMDAVSVSFMPDPVVPQGVEAIQNITKAADY from the coding sequence ATGGCAATCATAACATTAACTACCGATTTCGGACAAAAAGACCACTTTGCTGCTGCAACCAAAGGCGCTATTTACAGTGAGTTGCCCGATGCCAAAATTGTTGATATCTCGCATGCCGTATCGCCGTTTAACATTCCCGAAGCGGCTTACATCATTCAAAATGCCTATGGTAGTTTCCCAAAAGGCACTATCCATATTATCGGAATCGATTCGGAACTGAATCCAGAAAACAAACACATTGCCATAAAACTGGACGACCATTATTTTGTGTGCGCCAACAACGGGATAATGAGTATGATCTGCTCTGAAATAGCGCCTCAAAAAATTGTTGAAATCAATATTCACGATCGGGTACAAACTAGTTTTCCGGTGCTGGATGTGTTTGTAAAAGTGGCCTGCCACATTGCCCGCGGAGGTACATTAGAGGTTATTGGTAAGGCTATTGATAACATAAAGCCCATAAAGAACATAGTGCCCTATGTGAACGATACCAAAACGCAAATTATTGGCAGTGTTATTTATGTGGACAACTACGGCAACGTGATTACCAATATTAAAAAGAACTTTTTCGAAACCATACAAAAAGGCAGGAATTTTGAAATTTTGGCCCGCAATTATCGCTTTAAAAAAATATACGATAAATATAGCGGTATTGTAAACTTTGAAATTCCAGAAAACAAACGCCACGACGAAGGCCGCAAACTAGTGGTGTTCAACTCTGGAGGTTTTTTGGAAATAGCGCTTTACAAAAGCAACAACAGTACTGTTGGCAGTGCCTCTAGCCTTTTGGGGCTTAAACCTATGGATGCCGTAAGCGTTAGTTTTATGCCCGACCCGGTTGTTCCGCAGGGCGTGGAAGCCATACAAAACATCACAAAAGCTGCCGATTATTAA
- a CDS encoding PhoH family protein, whose translation MNEIILELEEITPKEFFGAQNANIELLKKYFPKLKIVARGNKIKAFGDEELLEEFDRRMTMLFKHYGKYNKIDENTIERVLTSQSSDDYSTSEKSGEVIVHGVGGRLIKAQTANQRKLVESIRKNDMVFAIGPAGTGKTYTGVALAVQALKNKEVKRIILTRPAVEAGENLGFLPGDLKEKLDPYMQPLYDALRDMIAPEKLAHYIENGTIQIAPLAFMRGRTLDNAFVILDEGQNTTHAQMKMFLTRMGKNAKFLLTGDPGQIDLPRRTISGLKEALLILKNVEGVGMIFLDDKDVIRHSLVKKVIEAYKSIENRD comes from the coding sequence TTGAACGAAATTATTCTTGAACTTGAAGAGATTACTCCGAAAGAATTTTTTGGAGCCCAAAATGCCAACATCGAACTTTTAAAAAAGTACTTTCCCAAATTAAAAATAGTAGCGCGCGGCAATAAAATTAAAGCCTTTGGAGATGAAGAGTTGCTGGAGGAATTTGACCGCCGAATGACTATGCTTTTTAAGCACTACGGTAAATACAATAAAATAGACGAAAATACCATAGAGCGCGTATTAACAAGCCAAAGCAGTGATGATTACAGTACATCCGAAAAAAGTGGCGAAGTCATTGTTCATGGCGTTGGTGGTCGATTGATAAAAGCACAAACGGCCAACCAACGCAAGCTGGTAGAATCTATCAGGAAGAACGATATGGTTTTTGCCATTGGCCCAGCCGGTACGGGAAAGACATACACGGGAGTGGCATTGGCAGTTCAAGCCTTAAAAAATAAAGAAGTAAAGCGTATTATTTTAACACGTCCAGCAGTAGAGGCGGGTGAGAATTTAGGTTTTCTTCCGGGCGATTTAAAGGAAAAACTGGATCCGTACATGCAACCGCTTTACGATGCCTTGCGTGATATGATTGCTCCCGAAAAATTGGCGCACTATATTGAAAACGGTACCATACAAATAGCGCCCTTGGCTTTTATGCGTGGACGTACACTCGATAATGCATTTGTTATTCTTGATGAAGGACAAAACACCACTCATGCGCAAATGAAGATGTTTTTAACGCGTATGGGTAAAAATGCCAAATTCTTGCTAACGGGCGATCCAGGACAAATTGATTTACCGCGTCGTACCATTTCAGGTTTAAAAGAAGCGCTTTTAATCCTTAAAAATGTAGAAGGCGTGGGCATGATATTTTTAGACGATAAAGATGTTATTCGTCACTCACTCGTTAAAAAGGTTATCGAAGCCTACAAAAGTATAGAAAATAGAGATTAA
- a CDS encoding phosphoribosylaminoimidazolesuccinocarboxamide synthase: MSNTIIDTNFNFPKQKNVYKGKVREVYNINDEQLVMIATDRLSAFDVVMPKGIPYKGQILNQIATKMMAATEDLVPNWLTATPDPNVAVGHLCEPFKVEMVIRGYMSGHAAREYKAGKRLLCGVPMPEGMKENDAFPEPIITPATKAEMGDHDEDISREDILKRGIVSEEDYLVLEDYTRKLFQRGTEIAASRGLILVDTKYEFGKTKDGKIVLIDEIHTPDSSRYFYAEGYEERQEKGEPQKQLSKEFVRQWLISNNFQGLEGQTVPHMSDEYIQSVSDRYIELYENITGETFVKADVSDIQSRIEANVLEYLK, translated from the coding sequence ATGAGCAATACCATAATAGATACCAATTTTAATTTCCCAAAGCAGAAAAATGTTTACAAAGGAAAAGTTAGGGAAGTTTATAATATAAACGACGAGCAATTGGTCATGATAGCCACCGATAGGCTATCGGCCTTCGATGTTGTGATGCCTAAAGGTATTCCGTACAAAGGACAAATATTAAACCAAATTGCCACCAAAATGATGGCTGCTACCGAAGATTTGGTGCCCAATTGGCTCACCGCAACTCCAGACCCGAATGTAGCCGTAGGGCATTTGTGTGAACCGTTTAAGGTAGAAATGGTTATTCGTGGTTACATGAGTGGCCATGCGGCACGCGAATATAAAGCGGGTAAACGTTTGCTTTGCGGGGTGCCCATGCCAGAAGGGATGAAAGAAAATGATGCGTTTCCCGAACCTATAATAACCCCGGCCACTAAAGCAGAAATGGGCGACCACGACGAGGACATTTCTAGGGAAGACATTTTAAAACGTGGTATTGTTTCAGAAGAAGATTATTTGGTTTTGGAAGATTACACGCGTAAACTGTTTCAAAGAGGAACTGAAATAGCCGCATCACGCGGATTGATTTTGGTGGATACCAAGTATGAATTTGGAAAAACTAAGGATGGAAAAATCGTGTTGATTGATGAGATCCACACACCGGATTCCTCACGTTATTTTTATGCCGAAGGCTATGAGGAACGTCAAGAAAAAGGCGAACCGCAAAAACAGCTTTCAAAAGAGTTTGTTCGCCAATGGCTAATCAGTAATAATTTTCAGGGTTTGGAAGGACAAACCGTCCCTCACATGAGCGACGAATACATCCAATCGGTTTCAGACCGTTATATCGAACTTTACGAAAACATTACGGGCGAAACTTTTGTAAAAGCCGATGTTTCAGATATCCAAAGTAGGATAGAAGCTAATGTTTTGGAGTATTTGAAGTAG
- a CDS encoding T9SS type A sorting domain-containing protein: MKQQRKKALKLALATAFFGLAANQMDAQQTMVASGNNATGSGGSISYSVGQMIHVNNSSEDGSAIQGIQFAFDDANLSIIDLQTNFEITTYPNPTTSILNVNINGIEEAPMDYQLFNTSGQIVRKGRVNGSSTKILVNDLPTASYILKIQNNQTTKSFKIIKN; this comes from the coding sequence ATGAAACAGCAAAGAAAAAAAGCCCTAAAACTGGCTTTAGCGACGGCCTTTTTTGGATTGGCAGCTAACCAAATGGATGCCCAGCAGACAATGGTTGCCTCTGGAAATAATGCTACCGGCAGCGGAGGCAGTATCAGCTACTCCGTAGGTCAAATGATTCATGTAAACAACTCTAGCGAAGATGGCTCGGCCATACAAGGCATTCAATTTGCCTTCGACGATGCTAACCTGAGCATTATTGATCTACAAACCAATTTTGAAATTACAACCTATCCAAACCCAACCACATCGATTCTTAATGTTAACATAAACGGAATCGAGGAAGCCCCTATGGATTACCAACTATTTAATACATCGGGACAAATAGTACGAAAAGGACGCGTAAATGGAAGCTCGACAAAAATTCTTGTCAACGACCTGCCAACCGCTTCCTATATTTTAAAAATACAAAATAACCAAACCACAAAATCTTTTAAAATCATCAAAAATTAA
- a CDS encoding DUF1080 domain-containing protein, with protein sequence MLQNSHTVYRLLFICLTFISLYNCKNSSKTDSEGFVSIFNGKNLENWNGDLTYWSVKNGNLVGEVTPETLLKRNTFIIWQGGKPSDFELKLDFKISDKGNSGINYRSTMIDSLPFALKGYQGDMDGRMRYTGMNYEERGRTTLASRGEKTTVNPQPKNQSPDSLRLNVKNNRWQSLDVAESLGSADDLAKHIKTYDWNTFHIIAKGNRLKHFVNGILMSDVTDNDPINRSNSGFIGVQVHTGPPMKVEFRNIKLKEL encoded by the coding sequence ATGCTTCAGAACAGCCATACTGTATACCGATTACTATTTATTTGTTTAACTTTTATTTCTTTATATAACTGTAAAAACAGTTCAAAAACAGACTCAGAAGGTTTTGTTAGTATTTTCAACGGAAAGAACCTTGAAAATTGGAATGGTGACCTCACCTATTGGAGTGTAAAAAACGGCAATCTGGTTGGCGAAGTCACCCCAGAAACATTGCTTAAAAGAAATACCTTTATTATTTGGCAAGGTGGTAAACCTTCAGATTTTGAACTGAAATTGGATTTTAAAATTTCTGACAAAGGCAATAGTGGTATCAACTACAGAAGTACCATGATTGATTCACTCCCATTTGCTTTAAAAGGCTACCAAGGCGATATGGATGGCCGAATGAGATATACTGGAATGAACTATGAAGAACGCGGAAGAACCACATTGGCCAGTCGTGGTGAAAAAACCACTGTAAACCCACAACCCAAAAACCAAAGCCCGGACTCACTGAGATTAAATGTAAAAAACAACAGATGGCAAAGTTTGGATGTTGCTGAATCATTGGGCAGTGCCGATGATTTGGCAAAACATATCAAAACCTATGATTGGAATACTTTTCACATCATCGCAAAAGGAAACCGACTGAAACATTTTGTTAACGGCATACTCATGAGTGATGTTACCGACAACGACCCAATAAATCGCTCAAACTCTGGTTTTATTGGAGTACAAGTACACACTGGCCCTCCAATGAAAGTGGAGTTTAGAAATATAAAATTGAAGGAATTATAG